A region of the Paramormyrops kingsleyae isolate MSU_618 chromosome 6, PKINGS_0.4, whole genome shotgun sequence genome:
ttttaatctCTGGGAGCGCTggattttatttgattttaggCTAGGCTGTGAAATCCTGCCTGCTCTGTTTCCGCTGTAAGACTTATGCAGAATGACGTTCtttgtatatattccttgcaCATGAATTTCGGATTGTTTTGCAGAAGAACCACAGAAGACAATTTTCTCTGTTATGTGTCATCTCATGCTAGGGGAGGGGAAGTGGTAGGGACGGGAATTATAAGTAGGGGAAACGCGACTCCTCAAATGCAGATGGCGGCTTGGTTtccatatttaattttattctattttttaaatgcatgagAACAGTCGCAAATCCGATATGTGTAGAGGAAGAAAttactttttaatattttgtaaatataatgaaaccATGTAAGTAGTTCATGTGTTAGTGAAGACTGTGATTAGAGAATCGGGTCCAATATATAATAAGGCAAAGTAGAATGTTTGTGTCCTTACGGCTATCGCATGTTTCGGCATTTTGGCCAAATTCTTCTGTCTTGCTTGTGTAAAAATGTCTGCTTTGAGGAGAGAAACCCATGAGTAAAAGCAGAGGTTTCTACAGCAATAGGTGGCTTAGTTTTATATCTCATTTGGCGAGGAGGGTGTTAAATAGGATATTTTTTGGGTGGGAGGGTTGGAGAGGCGAAGGTGGGGCTGTTCGGCAGTTTTTGGGATACACTTGCTTGGATTTTACAAAAATTTCGACACTGAAAGGGTGACGCGCAGGCGACGGCGCCCGGCGTGATTGCGGAAAGCGCGCTGTATAGTTTTAGCACCGTGGCGCTGTTCTATAGTCGTAGATGATAGTTTATTGCCGTACTGCATAGGTAACCCATTATAGAGTCTTATAGAACCTCAGCCGCTTCCTACAGTAGCCCATTATTCCATTCACTCATCATGCTGTAAATTTTGTCagaagagaagaagaaaaaaaccaaaTGAATACAATCAAAATAAGTGGCGCCCCCTGATGGCGGGGGGTGGTTTTGGCAGAAGTTTAAGACTAGATAGAATAGCACAGAATCGCCTTTCACTGGGTAAGAGTACGCGATCAAGCTGAACGTTACCAGCAACTTTgctgcaaaaaaagaaaaaaaaacaatcaatatTGACGTCTTCTTACTGGAAGACGAAATGGGGAAGTATAAGGTCTGTGTTTTAGTGTCAGCAGCAATTTTGCATCGCTTGTGTTTTggactttgtgttttttttaataaaaggaaTTATATTCGGTAGATACGACAGAAAAATGAATCTTATTTTAGCCAGTCTTCTAATGAGAACATATTTTTTTGCAGTAAACAGCAGATTTTATTATACATGGAACTGTACTGTAGAGCTGATGATACATTTGTTTACATTTGATAAACTTGTTTTCCTCTTGGTAATGGTATAAATGGTGTAGGCCTACATGGAGCGGACAGTTTCTTTTTCCTTCGTTCAGCAGGTCGTTTCCCTCTCCGTCAGTAATCACTGTAGTGATCCAGGTTACCGGGAAGCAGGATGGATCGTTGTTTCTGCAGGTTACCGTGTGATCCAATCTTTTTGGGGTTGTAATGAAAAATCAAAAGGAGGTTTGTTTTAGTGTTTTCTCCCTTTCCCAAAGAGGACTTGGAAACAGATAAAGAGTGTCGCACACGATAGATGGAAGCGTTTAACATGTTGGAAAAGTGTCAGCGGGATCCTACGAGGAAATGAACTATGGTTTTTATACTCTGAGTTTGTCCAATGCAACCAGCCCCAAAGCGGAAAATGCCAATCTAGATCTAGCAAATTTAACAGGATATTAACGTCTACAAGAAATGAAAGTACAGCATGTCGACTGTGACTTAAAATCCCGAGTTTAACGCAAAGTTTACTCATTATTGTTTTAAAAGTGGCGCGAAGataaattatgttaattattTCCCTGGATCTTGAGCGGGAGCCACTGAACAGAGCCGACTCCTGGCTCGTCACAGCGCAGGAACTCTGCTAATAAAATCCTCTCTATGCGATCTCATTAGTGAACGTTGTCTGGTTCTTATCTCTCTCTTTTAGTAGTCACATTCAGCATTTTTAACAATTTGGGGCAGTGATTTTAATTTTCCCTTTGTTGTAATAATTCTATTGACAGACGTTTTAATTGTCCTACATAAATGTCTTGTGTTCATGTTGGTGCGTAGACAACCTGTGTATTTTTCCATATGGTATCATCTTATGTAGTTAGAATAATTCATGCAAAACAATCTAGTGAAAGTGTACTTTAGTAAAACGTTACATGCCGCTGCTGTGATTGAGTCTACAATGTATGTGGTGACAGCTGAGTTTGAACAATTCACGTTAAACAGGTTATTCTGGGTGTTGTTTATAGGTGTTCGCTTTTTTTCCTTTAGCTTCAGAGGTAGAGGTGGACATGACGGAAATCAGAAGAACGCTCCTTCCCCACAAAACCTGTCGCACAGCTTCTTTGCAAATTTGATAATCCGGCTGGGTTTACCTGTAAACAACTTGCGTTTGTCATCTGCATCCGTGAGCAACCGAGTTAAGGGTTTGACTACGGGATCCTTTTATGATATTTAAACAATTATGCCACGTTTGCCTctgaaatataataataaattttggCGATGGATTTATGGTCGCAAAGGTAATGGTTTTCCGTAAAAGGAAGATCTGGGTGAAGTTAACACTGAATAAGAAAGGAAATCTTTCGATTTGGTGATTTTAAATATATCCCCGTTTCGAAAATCATTTGAAGGCTAATTTTCACTGTATAAAACTACCGTTTATTGGGGCCGCCGCAGCGAGTCACTATTGTCAGGGCACTTTCGTGTCACGTGCGTAAAATGCGTGACAAGAGTCTGGGGGATCGGGGCGGCGACTGCAGTGACTTACTGGTGATTTTCACGCATCGTGGCGGCCTGCTGTCGCACCACTCCGACGTTTTTGTTGTCCGCCGTTTTCgtttttattgatttaatttttttcctctgGAAGTCAACGGGAAAGGATGTGTCGAGGACTGTCGGAAGCTGCCTTTGTGCTTGTTAGGGCAGAACTCAATTTTCTACCAATCAAAGTCAAGTTATAGTGAAGTTGATGCTTGCTGTTGAACAAAATAAAGGATGAGGAGATACGTTTAAGTTGCATCGTTGCGTTTTTGACCGTTTTACAATTTACAATCTCACTTccagatttaaaaatatttaaactcacattaacattaaacaGGTTATTAACGAAAGATTATCACAGGTTATACGTTTCAGTTCACCGTACACAGTGGGACTGTTTACAAAatcttaattaaaatgtatattgaCAGTTTTTTCCGCACAGCACGTAAGTTGCATTTTTGTATCTTTTATACCATTACATTTCATTATTGTAATGAAAGCTGACAAAATGGTTAAAAGTGTTCTAAAAATTACGGTTTAAAAAAGAATCGGTACTGAAAAAAACTGACACTGGATATTATCACCAATAAAAGTATAGACACACCAAACCCCGGCTAAAAACACCTGTTAAGAGGAATTTGAAAATATTACAATTTAAGAAGAAATGCTAATGCTCTTGAAAAACACTTTTATAACCCaaaaagacattaaaacagCTGCTGTGTACCTTTCTGTacatgaatggggggggggggggacacagggtTTAGTTTCTTAACAGGGTGTTCACAATATTAAAATGCCGCAGGACTTGTCACCCACCACTGCACAGATCTGCTGTGTCTACCTAggcaatacatttatttaagaAAAGTGTCCAACATGGCAAAACACAGCTTGCGGTTACGGTGACTGACAGAAAACCAAGGTTCTGGTGACTTTATCCTGCTCTTTTTCCACCAAATAGACAACACATTCCACAATAACATAAAATCAGCCCCAACAATCTGCACCAAAGACAATTCAATCCTGGGAACAGGAGATGCCTTCAGGCTCCTGTTTACGTTTTGGCCTTCACACCAGATGAAGCCAAGGCAAGAATCTTATCTTCTGAACCTGGTGAGAGAACCATGATCGATTTGAGTGACATTCATCTTAAAACTTCCATAAATTTGTCTgcaattatttaattataattcaAAGCTAGGCAGCAAGACTAGGAAACatacaaaaaagtaattttCCCAAAATGGTTTATTATATGTCAGTGCTTATTTCTGCAATAATAAAACATGTGGGGGACCCACCAAGCCCTACTGTGACCTTCTCAAACTGGCTCAGGCAGCCACTTGCATTTGCGGTGAGAAACGTTTCATCTTCTGCTGGAAGCTGCAGCCAGAGAGGACAACATAAACAGCTCTGACATCACTGCATTTCTTTTCCTTCTTTGACTAATACAGTAAGCCATCCACATCAGCCGCATTCAAAGTGATTAAATTGCGGCTGCATTCTACCATAATTGCTGGCAATTTAAATAGACAAACAATCCATGAATAAAttgcatggatggatgaaggaaggaaggaaggaaggaaggaagttTACACTGGAAGACAGGCCTGGAAGACAGGCCTGGAAGACAGGCCTCAGGCTCCCTTACCGTCTCCCCCAGTTTTCTAAGCGCCATGAGGATTTCCACTTTCTGCTGCGTGTAAGTGCCCCTGGGGAGCTTCCCCACCATGACATCACGGTCCATCTGCACACACAGCAAGCTACTCTCACACAGCTGCACAGACACGGCACACTTCCTTTAAATGTAATATCCTGAGCTGCGTGCTCCTATGCGTGGAATACTCCCCTGGGAGCCCCTGTCCTCACCTCAGCCAGCCGGGTCCTTAGCTGCCCAGGCTGTTTCTTGGCAAACAGTCTGATAACTTCGGGGGTCTTGAAGGCCTGGCTAATGGCGGCTTGGATGGCCTGTAAGGAGACGGGAAACTAAGCAATGCCGCAAGTAGGCAGGTGACAGTCGTTCCAACAACTGCACACCACAACACAGGTCAGCTTCCTTTGGGACGTTTTTCCACAATGTATAAACAGTCTGAAAAGACAGGACAGTTTCTGTGTCATACCAGCTGCATCCCTCCAAGTTCGTCCACTAGAGTCATGTTCCCAGACAGGATTTTCTCCAGTGAGTCGTGGAACTCGCTCAGCTGCTCCAAAGTCTCCCGCTTTGTCTCTTCATACTCCTCCGGATCCAGCTCCTCCCTGCGCCAGGAACAAACAGTAACACGTGCTTTGGCTGTAGGCTTATAAAAATGCCTCATAGGTCTCAAAGTAGTTGTACATTAATAGAAATAATAAATTCAGGAAAAGAAAATCGCCATATGGGAGTCTTTGTAAAGAACGCTGAACCACTTTTAATAACTACCAGGAGCGAAGCAGAGTACCTGCACTCTTCAAGGTCTTGGAGCTGCTGCATTAGTCTGTCCAGCTGCTCttccatgttttgttttaatttactgGTTTCCGATTTTCCACGAGAAGCCATGATTAAACCTTAAAATGAAAATCACAGCGTAATCTGTATAATCAAACATCAAAACACAAACCGATGTGGATTTGCGGCCGCCAAATTTCATCTTACAATTTCAGCTTAAAAAAATGGCATTCTATTCTAACAAATATTCCATGTAACATGCAGCTACCTCCATAACGGACAAACGTTCTCAAAGTGGTCCAAGCATTAAATAAATCCAAAACTGATACGTTTACATAACTATCTAACCAACGAATTAAATACTTGTCACAGTCTTAAAGATATTTCTTATTTCCACAACTAAGCTAGCTACCTTGGTATTGTATTGTATCATTATAGGTGGGTGTGCCGGAGCCGAAGGTTTTGTTTTGTCGCAAAATCGCTCGCggttatatttgtatataattGTTAACGCAACAATTAAACAACAATTAAACGCAACAAAATAATATACTCCCACCTTTTGACCTGTAAAAAGTTTACAAATTAAAATGAGAGATTTTTCTTATAAAAAATATGCCTCCCGAAACAGCAAAAACATTCATGTCGCTTTACGCAGGAGAATCTTGTCTTTGTGACACCTTTTTCCGGTTTTAATCCGACCAATCAAAGGTTGACTCCTAACCCAAGTCAGCTTCTGGTCCAATCAGATCGCAAACAAGTGCCTAAACAACCATCGATATCGTGCACATAGACGCCGCATTGGGCTTGTCAGCGTACGTAAATTCCGCCGCCATCTTATGACGGGGTTCCGACCACGAATGGAAGATGCCTGACTTTTGTGCTGCTTGTGGATGTTCTAAtgaaagaaataataaaactaaACAGCAGAGAATAACATTTCACAGGTGAGAAATTGtttttacaatattttattgTTACGAACGTGTTGAATTTGAAGTGACTGTTCTTATCGATGGCTAAGTTACTAAGTTAAATTAAGCTAACGTTAGCTAACTTTTgtcagttaaaaaaacaaaagatgaacaTGTTTATTAGAATAATATATCTGTAAGATGCTAAAATTATATTTGTCAAACAGTTACATCGATGTATGTCACTGCGTTAAGCACAAACGGTCTTATTTTTGTGTGTAGATTCACAAATAATAAACTGAGACTACGAGCATggacagcagcactgaggaGAAAAGGGTTGAGCCTTCATTTAAACCTGAAGATTTTGACAGCACTGGGCTGACGACCCGTTCAGATAATTTAGCTTCATTCACTTGATCTGGTATTGAAAAtataatattgtaataaataGCAAAAGCTAGCCAAAAATACACGTGCGCGTGTTAACATTTCGTTTCATATCATTCATAAATTGAAAGATTATAACTTGAAAATGTACTATATAGTGCTTAATTAGCACTAACTTTGCAATCAGGAAGCTATTCCTTGGAGTCATTTCCTGTTGTGGCAGAGAGTGCACGTGCTGCAACCACACCCTCTTGAGATATGGTTCCGGTAAAACACGCCCCTTGCTGTAATACCAGCGGCCGGAGAGACGTAGGTGCACATGGTAACTGGCTGTAGAAAAGACAGACTTCGGTActatgaaggtaaaacagtAGCAAAACTCGAGAGCTTGCTAATTTAataaaagtatataaatatgaaCACTTGACTAAGAAGGGGGCTTTGGGTACACAATTCCTTACCTTCCTTACATTTCTTGTTGAACTGTGTTTGGCCTACTGACAGCCTGGCCAACcccaaaggaagcactggtacCAGGTTGAGGTGCCACGATGGGAGAACTGTTGGAATTCCCCTGTGCTTGAGGATTGCTATGCTTTTGGATGCAGCTAAGCAGATTCCTTAC
Encoded here:
- the lzic gene encoding protein LZIC yields the protein MASRGKSETSKLKQNMEEQLDRLMQQLQDLEECREELDPEEYEETKRETLEQLSEFHDSLEKILSGNMTLVDELGGMQLAIQAAISQAFKTPEVIRLFAKKQPGQLRTRLAEMDRDVMVGKLPRGTYTQQKVEILMALRKLGETLPAEDETFLTANASGCLSQFEKVTVGLGSEDKILALASSGVKAKT